The Marispirochaeta aestuarii genome includes the window TGCAAGTCCGGCTGAGAGCTCTTCCCTTTGCACAACCACGTTATCGGGTACCTCGATCTTACAGGGCGAAAAACTCCAGATGCCCCGTATGCCCGCTTGGATCAGCAGGTCAGCGCACTCCTGTGCAGCAGATTCCGGAACGGTAAGAACGGCAATCAAAACGCCCATGCGTTTTGCGAGTTCCGGAACCCGCTCCATGGGAAAGACCTTCTTCCCGTGAATGGCGGTGTTGTGCTTCGACGGGTCCAGGTCAAAGGCCGCAACAATATCCAGCCCGTATTCCTGGAAACCCCGGTATCCGAGCAGGGCTGACCCAAGGGCGCCGGCTCCGATAAGGAATGCCTCCTTCGGGTCCTGCCAGCCAAGCAGCTGATGAAGAGCTGATGTAAGCTGCTCTATATCGTAGCCTACCTTCGGACGGCCGATTATGGCTGAATATCCCAGATCCTTTCGTACCTGAACCTGATTGAGCCCAAGGCGTTCTGCTATATCCCTCGCTGATACCGTAGTTATTCCCGTAGATTTCAGTTCCTTCAGTACCTGAAGATACGCGGGGTAGCGTTTTATCGTCGGGTACGGAACGGACTGAATCGATGCATCCTCCATGGTATACCTCCGTTCTTATATAGTATCGTAAGTATACCGTTCTTACAAATCGTTATTTTAGTAACGATAAAAATATATCGATTGAATCGTTTACTGTCAACAGGCCAATCTTTATTTCTGGCGGTTTCTGTACTTTTTTTACCCATTGTCATGAATGGTCAGGAGGGATAAACTGGGCGATAAAAACGGAGAACAGTATGACCAATAATGCCCTTGTGTTCATCAAACCCCAGGCGATCACCGCCAGGGCGATAGCCTTTGTGGAGGAGCAACTGGGGAAGGCGGGTGTCAGTTTTTCCGAAGCCGGTGAGATAGAGGCGGCGGTTTTAAAAGAGAAGAGAATAATTGATCGGCACTACGCTTCCATCTCCCGGGCTGCCATGGATCTGTCTCCCCGGGATCTGCGCATACCCGAGAAAGGCCGGGAAGAGTTTTTCAGGATCTTCCACCGCAGTATTGACCAGGTCCTCGCCGCCGGGGAGCTCCTGAACTGTACCGAAGCCTTTGAGATCCTGGGCAATCCGTCGGCCCAGACCCTGAACACCCTGTGGCGGAACGGCATCGAAGTAAAGCTTGGTCCGGGACTCTATGTAAGCCGCATGGAGAAGAGCGATCTCTTTGTAATCAACGGATTTTACCCCTCCATGAAGGAGCTCTTTGTCGCCCCCGGTTTGAAGGTCAGACTCTATGACGCCGGTTTTGATCCCGACGACCTGAGCTGGAAGGATTTTCGCCGTCTGGTAATCGGGGCGACCAACCCCGAAAAGGCTGCCCCGGGCTCTCTTCGGAGGCTGCTTCGTGACAGATACAAGAACCTGGATCTGGAGGAACAGCCGAGGACGGCCTTTAACGGAATACACGCCTCCGCCGGTCCTATAGAGGGTTTACGGGAGTTCCAGGTATGGCTCGATCGGGATCCGGCGGAACATGAACTGGGAGAGGCCCTGCTGAAAGGGGGAATGAGCCCCCGGGACCTTCGCGGGTTAATGGAAAATGCTCCTGCCCGTTTTCAGGATACAGAGGGACCGGTTTTTGATATTACCGAAGACGTCGATGCCAGGGATCTCCCCGGTAATATCCGGCTCCTTGCCTAGTTTTCAGTATGCCTCTCCGAAGAGGAAATAGACGCCGAAGTCTTCACCGGTCCACCCGACGTCGAGTCGAAAGGATGTATCAGGAGTAGGACCGGTCTGGAATCGCAGGCCTCCTCCCCAGGCCGCCTTGAGTCCCCCCTCTCCGAGGGAACTGATATCCGGGGCAACATTTCCGAGGGCGCCGAAAAGGGCCCCCTTCAGTTTACCGTAGATGGGAAACCGGTAGTCCGCCTGAAGCGCCATGGCAACTGCGTCCCGGAAACGGTCTGCAGCGTAACCCCTGAGCAGGTTTCCCCCGCCGACGGAAGGCAGCTCAAGGAATGGCAGTTCCCCGCCGGAAACGAGGCTCAGGTGCTGAAGGGCGAACTGGTGTCCCCTGAGCCCGAGGGGGGAACCGGCAAGGTCGTAAAAGAGGCGGAAATCGCTTTTAAGGTAAAAATCTTCAGCCCGATCTCCCCGGATTGTTGTGGCGTAGCTTCCGATCGCCTCGTAGAAGATTCCCAGGGCGGGAGTCAGGGGAATAAGCTCTCTTCCAGTTCCCAGACCGATTCCTGAGTAGAGTATCTGGTAGCCCTCGCTGCCGGCTACGAGATTTCTGTCGATGAGTCCCCCTTCGTCGGGATCCACAAACTCGTTGATTTTGTAGCGGAAAGCCGGCCCTATATAAAGACCGTCAAAAACCCTGCGGTAGGCACTCAGGCTCTGATCGAGTCCGAGGGTAGTAAAGCCCTCCTCGTCGTCAAGGTCCGTAGCCTCTCCCAGGCCGTAAAAGGATTCGGGATAATACCTGCCGCTGCCGTCGTACTGGATCCACCAGGGGAACTCGGGTGTAAAGTAATCCAGGTTGTAAAAGATATTTATCTGGTTTTTCTGCGTGTAGAATCCGGCGATGCTGAAGTTCAGTCCCGAAGGATAGAGGCGCTGAAAGAGTCCGCCCCCCGCAAAACCGGTATCGCTGGTATAAAAGGCTATGGGTACCAGAAGATTGAAGGTTCCGTCATCCCGTTCTTCCCCTGTCAGGGCGAGGGGGGCAAGGAGAAGGATGACAAAAAGAGCCGGCAGGAATTTATTTTTCACAGGTCTATCCTCATTGTTTCTGCTTAAGAAATGTACCATAAATCGGCAGGCTTAGACAGAAAAAAACTGCGGTCAGCTTTTATCAAATGAAGATAGACTTATTCATAAATTGTCTAAAAATATATAGACAAAAAAGGTGTATGTTGATAATAATGATGAAGGAGGACGTATGGATGATATAAAACCCCCCGATAATCCCTCCCTAACGGAGCTGAAAAGGGGGTACAGAAAGACCGGTGAAAGACTGTTGTGTCTGCAGTGTTCTCATATCCTTGAACGCGGGATGGTATACTCCGAGGGAGAGCGCTTACTGACTGCCCGGAAGGCAATGGAAGATCACATCGTATCCGCCCATGGGGGCCCCTTTATGGCCCTGGCATCAGGAAGATGGGGATCCGGCGGATTGTCTGAAGTACAGATGAAGGTAATGATGGGAATGTACCGGGGGGAGAAGGACGCGGAAATAGCGAAGCTCCTGGGTAACAAGGCGAAATCCACCGTAAGAAATCACCGGTACCAGCTGCGTGAACGCTATCGGGAGGCCAAGGTGCTGATGGCCATGACCGAACTTCTGCAGGAACCGCCCGGGGAAGAACAGCTTGTGGAATATCCCCTGCATATCCGGGCCGATGATATGCGGCTGGTTGTAACCGAAAAGGAGAAATCGGATATCCTGCGGAAGTACATGCCCGATGCCCGCCTAATCCGATTTCCCAGAAAAGAGAAGGAAAAGCTGGTTATCCTGCAAAGGCTGGCACAGGGCTTGAATGCGGAGCGGAAGTACAGCGAAGGAGAGATTAATCGGCATATAGCCGGATTCTTCGACGACTATGTAACCCTTCGGCGTTATCTCGTGGAATACGGTTTTCTCGACAGGAGTCCCGGGGGAAAAAGTTACTGGCTAAAGGAGTCCTGAACAGAAAACCTCCAGCCTGGTTGCCGTTGAACGGCCCGTCGGAGTAGACTCAGGGGTAATGAAACCAGACTTTGCAACCAAAGATTTTTTTCTCTCCCTTAAAGAGAGTTTTCATTCCCCTGCTCCATACCGGCGGCGGCCGGAAAAGCCCGGACGGCCTTTTCTGGTGCTGCTGGCGGTAACGGCTCTTCTTTTTATTCCCGGTTATATCAATCTTCTGATACTGGTCAATACCATCAAGCGGGAGGTGGTGGATCCGCTGGTATATCGGCTGCCGGTCATGGAGGTTATCAGCGGAAGGGTCACCTCCTCGGTGAAACAGCCCTACGAAATCCGTCTCGATGATCAGCTTATGTTCGTTCTTGATACCACTGGTCAGATAAACAGCCTGGAAGAATCGGGGGCCCTTGCCTTTATGGGTCCCCAGGGACTCGCGGTATACGAGGACCAGCAGAGAACCCGGATCCGCCGTCTATATTTTTCCGATACCGATTATCTCCTCATCGATCCCCTGTCAATAAAGAACTGGACGGACAGTATTCTGCCTCTGTTGTACCCTCTGGCGTTCATCGTCACCCTGGGGGGAATCTATCTGTTCCGGGTGGCCCAGATGATGGTCTACATCGCCCTGACCAGAATAACTCTAAGGCTCCGGGGCCAAAGGGCTCCCTTCGAGGGAATTCTGAATGTGGCGGTCTATGCCATGGTCCCTGCCATGAGCTTTGAGGTGCTGCTGATGTTTGTTCCGGTCTATTTTCCCGGTCGGGGACTGATCTTTTACCTGATCTATGCGGGATACATGTGGTGGGGTACCAGGGCCTATATGGAAGGCCGGGATGTGAATCCCGGCCCGGAAGTGTAAGTAGATTACGTGCGCACCGCGGCAATAGCCGCCGCCATGGCCTCATCAAGAAGCTTCTGGGGCGGTTCGGCGATATGTCCGCGGTCTTCCATGTCCCGGTAGAGTCGGCGGGCCGCTTCTATGTCTGTTTTGGTGCGGGTATATACCTCGTCCCAGCTGAGTTCCCGCCGGGCAACCCCCTCCTCGATGGCCTGCATGGCCACATCGGCTGCCTCCCGGGCGAAGACCTCCGTCTCTTCCATGGTCGCTATGATATTGTCGGGAGTGATGCCCCGCTTCTCGGAGAAGTCCGCGATGGAATGGGAACAGCGGATGGCCATGCCGTCGGTAATCTTCTTTGCCCGGACCAGCAGGGCTCCCTTCAGGATTCCCGGAAAGCAGACTGAGTTGTTTACCTGGTTCGGGAAATCTCCCCGTCCGGTGGCTACAATATAAGCCCCTTCCTCTTTCGCGGCATAGGGCCAGATCTCCGGTACGGGATTAGCGCAGGCAAAGACGATGGATTTGGGCGCCATGGAGCGTATCCACTCCCGCTTTACCGTGTCAGGACCCGGGGTGGAGAGAGCAATCAGTACATCGGCCCCTTTCATTGCTTCTTCGATGGTGTTGATTTTTCCGGGGTTGGTCCTTTCGCAGATCTCCCATTTGCGGTAGTGCCGTGGATCTTTCTGTATATCCTCCCGTCCCGAGTGGAGTCCTCCCCGGGAGTCGAAGACGCACATCTTAGCAGGATCTCCTCCGTCAGCGAGTATGAGACGGGCAATGGTCGTGTTGGATGCTCCGGCACCGAGAAGAACGATCTTTGCGTCGCCGATCTTCCTGTCCGTCAGCTTGAGGGCGTTGATGAGGCCGGCGAGGGTCACACAGGCGGTACCCTGGGCGTCATCGTGCCAGACGGGAATATCGCAGCTGTCCCTGAGTTCATCCAGAACGCGGAAGCAGTTGGGCTGGCTGATGTCCTCGAGGTTGACCGCACCGAAGGAGTGCTGCGCCATCTTTACAAACTCGATGATCTTGTCGGGATCGTTTTTTCCGTCCTTTCCCCTGGAATCGACACAGAGCGGGACGCCGTCCACCCCCCCGAGGTACTTCATCAGTAGGGCTTTGCCTTCCATAACTCCCAGTCCGCCGGGGGGAGTGCAGTCTCCGTCTCCCAGGACACGGGTCGAATCACTGATCACCGCAACGGTATTACCCCTGCTGGAGAGGGCAAAGGAGCTGTCGCTGTCGTCCCGGATGCTGGTCGATATTTTGGATACCCCCGGGGTATACCAGACATTAAACCAGTTGAAACCGTAGAGCCCGCACCTGGGAACGGTCTGCATCTTACCGCCGTAGAAGCGATGGGCTTTTTCCGAGAGGTTTTTTAAAAAGAGGGTCTTTGCCTGGGCTTTCTGGTCTTCTGTAAAGTCCTCGGGAAAGGCCGCCTCCAGGTTTTTCAGGTCCAGATTGATCGACATAATCTCCAAACTCCTTATGATCCATGCTCGTTATCATCCCTGGGGAGTATCCACAGGTTGTATACAGAACTATATCATATAAGACTGAATTCTGTATATATGTGTATAAGTTGTATCTTACTAATTGCTATCTCGAAAAACGCGTTTTTTAAGGCGCCCTTATTCAATGAGTGTTTTCGCTTTTTTCACAGCCGCGGAAAAATCTGCAAATATAGCGTCCCGTCCAAGAACGCCGTGTTTTATCAGTTTTTCTGTGATTCTGCTGTTTGCTCCGGAGACCAGAACGCGAATTCCTTGTTTCTTCAGGGCATGTACTATCTCCGTAAAACGGCGAAGCCCGGAACTGTCCATAATCGGGACATAACGCATGCGGAACAGCACCAGGCTGTGGTGGCTTTGTACATAGGCATGGACATTCAGAAACTGGCCGGCGGAACCGAAGAAGAGGGGTCCGTTAATCTCGAAGACCTGGACCTCCTCCGGTATCTCCTCTCCGTCGGTACTGAAGAGGGATTCCCCGCTCTTGGATGCCACCAGGGGATTGATATCCACCGCTTCGGACATCCGTTTCATGAAAAGAACCAGGGCGAGCACGAAGCCTGCGGGTATGGCTATGGTCAGATCCGTAAACACCGTCAGAAAGAAGGTGGTCAGCAGCACTGCTGTCTCATAGATGTTTATTCTGCAGGAGAGTATGAAGTAGCGGTACTCGCTCATATTCCATGCAACGACGACAAGGATGCCCGCCAGGCAGGCCATGGGAATGGCGGAAACCAGGGGCATGGCGACAAGGAAGATAACAAGCAGCGTCAGGGCGTGGACGATCCCCGCTATGGGAGTGCGGGCCCCGAGTTTTATGCTGGTCATGGTGCGGGCTATTGCCCCCGTGGCTGGTATTCCTCCGAAGAGGGGAGAAACGATATTCGCAAGACCCTGGGCGATCAGTTCGATATTGGAACGATGGCGGCCACCGATGACGCCGTCGGCCACAACAGCCGAGAGCAGGGATTCCAGGGCTCCCAGCAGGGCTATGGAGAAGGCCGCCAGCAGAAGTCCGCTCCAGATTTGAGGATCAAAGGCGGGGAATACGGGAGGGGGAAAGACCGGGCTCAAAGGGCCGAAGCGTCCGGCGATGGTTTCCACGGGAAGCTCGAAAAGACTCACCAGGACGGTTGATACTATGATCGCGACGAAGGCTCCGGGGACCTTCGGCAGGAGCCGGGGAACCAGGACTACCGCGGCAATACTGAATAGTCCGATAACGAGGGCCCAGGGATTAAGCGTGCTCAGTCCGCCGAGGTAGGTTCCCCACCTGGGAATAAACTCTGCGGGAACTTCCTCAAGATTCAGTCCCAGAAGGTCCTTGATCTGGCTGCTGAAGATAAGCACCGCGATCCCGGAGGTGAAACCGGTTATAAGAGTCTGGGGGATGTATTTTATCAGGGAACCGAGACGCAGCAAGCCCATAAGAACCAGGATAATTCCCGCCATCAGGGTGGCAATGAGGAGTCCCTCGTAACCGTGCTGCCGGATTATCCCGTACACAATTACAACGAAAGCTCCGGTGGGTCCCCCGATCTGGACCCTGCTGCCGCCGAATATGGAAATCAGAAGACCAGCCAGGATGGCCGTCAGTATCCCACGATCAGGAGACACTCCGGATGCTATGGCGAAGGCGATTGCCAGGGGCAGGGCCACAATTCCGACGATAAGACCCGCACTTATGTCCCGGACCAACTGCTGCCGGGGAACACCTTCTTTAAGGACATGGAAGAGTTTTGGAGTAAACTCAGTGTGTTTCATGGACGGAGTATATTCCTTTCAGGTTGGTCTGACCAGTAGGATTACACAGGCTGCCTTGGTATTTTTATCAGTTCAGGTCGATACCTTTGAGCTCCAGGGAGCACTCTGCGGCTTTATCTATCTGTCCCGAACGATGGTAAACTGCACAGCGGAGGACCATCAGGGACGGATCGTCGGGATAGACTGTCTCTGCTCTTTCAATACGGCTGAGAGCCCCATCATGGTTTCCCAGGTCAAGCTGTTCCTCCGCCTCTTTTATGAGGCTCTCGAAGGAGGCGATACTGACATAGAGAACCTCCAGGGTACTGGAAAAATCCACCCGGGTTCGCTGTTCCTCGTAACCCTCCCTGCCGATCAGCAGCAGATGGGCACCCTTCGCCAGGGAAGGCGTAACAAATCGTCCGTTCAGGTCGGTGGAAGTCTCCAGCGTGCCGTCGATAAGGACCCGGGCACCCTGAACGGGCCGCCCGTGGGTATCGTAAACCATTCCTGTGAGGGGCGCCCTGTCACCCGGGGACGACGGTGCGGTAGAACAGGAAGCGGTAAACAGCAGGATCAGCAGCAGGAGAAGTGAGCTATTTTTTCGGCACATAAAGACTCCTTATTTACGGTCGCCATCGGCATGCTGCCTCCGGCTCCGCACAATTTTGTTCAGGGCCGGCGAAGCCGGTACTTTGCTCCCCGGTATTCCAGTATCAGCTCATTTTTTGTGGCGCTGATCAGCCTGTATTCACCCTCTGATTCCTCCGTGAGACCTACGAGTTTTTCAGGACGGCCTGCCATAAGGTAGTAAACAGGACGGCCCTGGATTACCGCTTCTCCCACGTAGCGAAGGGGAGGGAGAGGGGGAAGCGGTGAAGCGGGTTCCGGTGATGACGCTTCGCGGGTCTGCTCTTCAGGTGGCTTCGGATCCCTGGGACGGGCCGGAATGGGCCGGACTTCAAAGAGATGTGAAAGATCATCCGGCGTAGAGTGCTGCCAGATTTGTGATGACGGAACCTGTACCGGTGTTTTTTTTCCATGCATCTGTGGCGGAATAACAGGGGGCTTGGAATCCGGCAGGGGCAGCAGGAAGCCCGCTGTAATAAAGCCTGCCGCGATAATCAGCCGGATAGCAGCTTGTTGAAATTTCATTCTTTTGCCTCCGGAGATTTTGGGCCCTGCACAATATCGAAGGCAATATCCAGCTGTCCCGGGGTGCTGCTGGCGCTGATCATGAGACTCGTAACATTCCAGCAGGAATGCTCCTGTGAAAGTTCCTGTAAAAAGCGGAGAAGATCTTCGGCGGCGGCGTTCCCGGCAAAGGAGAAACCCGGGACATCCTTCCGACTTTCTCCTCTCTGTCCTGTCAGGGGACGGTAACGGCGGACCCTTACGGAATGCACCTGCAAAAGTTTCAGTACCGACTCGCCCAGGGAGTACGCGTCGGGGGAGGACTCGGCGCTGACAGATTTGAGGCGGGCGGCAAGGGCGTCGCGTTTCCGACGCAGGACTACGGGTGAGGCTGTATCTGTGCTGCGCGCCGTCGTTTGAATAAGCTCCCGTTGCGCTGCGATGCTGCCGCTGACTTCGGTATAGCGCAGGTAAAAACGGATAAAGCCTGCGGCAGCAAGAGCGATCAGGGCGGTGAAAAGAAGGATCTTTATGAAGAGCCTCTCCCGTCTGGTCAGGGAGGGTTTACCGTTTTTATTCATTCGTCCTCCCGTTCCGTTGTGAACCGACCAGCCGGAGTAAAACAGCCGCTAAGCCGATAGCGGGAACGATATGGACCCTCAGGAGATTCCTGAAGGATGCGCACCTCCTGGAAAACGATATCGGTGAAGCCGGACTCCCGGGAAAGGGCATCTCCCAGTCCCAGGGCGCTTTCCCGGGAATCGTCGCTGCTGAGTTCCAGGGTAAAAGCGTCTCCCCGGGTAGTCAGGTTTCGGATTCGAGTCCCTCGGGGCATCAGGGGGACAAGGCGGTTCAGAAAAAGCCACGGGTCAATATGCGCTGCTGTTTCAGCCTCCTGCAGCCGGTTTTCCAGCGCTTCGATCTCTGCTTTGAGTGCGGCAGCCGTCTCGATGCGCTCGTTCTCGTCCCGGGTAAGGCGGGACAGCACGGTGAACTCGGCTTCCCGGTCGATCAGGAGGCGCTCCCCGTAGATCCCAAGCCCCGAGAGGATGGCAACACCGGTAAGAAGGGCTCTGATACCCAGGGACATTCGGGTATTCTGCTTTACGCTGAAGGCGCCGCGATACCCCTTTATACTCTTTTGAATCCTTGTAGCGGCGGTGAGGGGAGAACAGATCTTCCAGCTGTTCCTGTCAGCCTCGGGGTAGACACTGTCTGCA containing:
- a CDS encoding redox-sensing transcriptional repressor Rex, which gives rise to MEDASIQSVPYPTIKRYPAYLQVLKELKSTGITTVSARDIAERLGLNQVQVRKDLGYSAIIGRPKVGYDIEQLTSALHQLLGWQDPKEAFLIGAGALGSALLGYRGFQEYGLDIVAAFDLDPSKHNTAIHGKKVFPMERVPELAKRMGVLIAVLTVPESAAQECADLLIQAGIRGIWSFSPCKIEVPDNVVVQREELSAGLAVLSVRLSEMLKHENNGPSAPV
- a CDS encoding BamA/TamA family outer membrane protein, with product MKNKFLPALFVILLLAPLALTGEERDDGTFNLLVPIAFYTSDTGFAGGGLFQRLYPSGLNFSIAGFYTQKNQINIFYNLDYFTPEFPWWIQYDGSGRYYPESFYGLGEATDLDDEEGFTTLGLDQSLSAYRRVFDGLYIGPAFRYKINEFVDPDEGGLIDRNLVAGSEGYQILYSGIGLGTGRELIPLTPALGIFYEAIGSYATTIRGDRAEDFYLKSDFRLFYDLAGSPLGLRGHQFALQHLSLVSGGELPFLELPSVGGGNLLRGYAADRFRDAVAMALQADYRFPIYGKLKGALFGALGNVAPDISSLGEGGLKAAWGGGLRFQTGPTPDTSFRLDVGWTGEDFGVYFLFGEAY
- a CDS encoding DUF2087 domain-containing protein, which gives rise to MDDIKPPDNPSLTELKRGYRKTGERLLCLQCSHILERGMVYSEGERLLTARKAMEDHIVSAHGGPFMALASGRWGSGGLSEVQMKVMMGMYRGEKDAEIAKLLGNKAKSTVRNHRYQLRERYREAKVLMAMTELLQEPPGEEQLVEYPLHIRADDMRLVVTEKEKSDILRKYMPDARLIRFPRKEKEKLVILQRLAQGLNAERKYSEGEINRHIAGFFDDYVTLRRYLVEYGFLDRSPGGKSYWLKES
- a CDS encoding DUF1189 family protein gives rise to the protein MKPDFATKDFFLSLKESFHSPAPYRRRPEKPGRPFLVLLAVTALLFIPGYINLLILVNTIKREVVDPLVYRLPVMEVISGRVTSSVKQPYEIRLDDQLMFVLDTTGQINSLEESGALAFMGPQGLAVYEDQQRTRIRRLYFSDTDYLLIDPLSIKNWTDSILPLLYPLAFIVTLGGIYLFRVAQMMVYIALTRITLRLRGQRAPFEGILNVAVYAMVPAMSFEVLLMFVPVYFPGRGLIFYLIYAGYMWWGTRAYMEGRDVNPGPEV
- a CDS encoding NAD(P)-dependent malic enzyme: MMSINLDLKNLEAAFPEDFTEDQKAQAKTLFLKNLSEKAHRFYGGKMQTVPRCGLYGFNWFNVWYTPGVSKISTSIRDDSDSSFALSSRGNTVAVISDSTRVLGDGDCTPPGGLGVMEGKALLMKYLGGVDGVPLCVDSRGKDGKNDPDKIIEFVKMAQHSFGAVNLEDISQPNCFRVLDELRDSCDIPVWHDDAQGTACVTLAGLINALKLTDRKIGDAKIVLLGAGASNTTIARLILADGGDPAKMCVFDSRGGLHSGREDIQKDPRHYRKWEICERTNPGKINTIEEAMKGADVLIALSTPGPDTVKREWIRSMAPKSIVFACANPVPEIWPYAAKEEGAYIVATGRGDFPNQVNNSVCFPGILKGALLVRAKKITDGMAIRCSHSIADFSEKRGITPDNIIATMEETEVFAREAADVAMQAIEEGVARRELSWDEVYTRTKTDIEAARRLYRDMEDRGHIAEPPQKLLDEAMAAAIAAVRT
- a CDS encoding SulP family inorganic anion transporter encodes the protein MKHTEFTPKLFHVLKEGVPRQQLVRDISAGLIVGIVALPLAIAFAIASGVSPDRGILTAILAGLLISIFGGSRVQIGGPTGAFVVIVYGIIRQHGYEGLLIATLMAGIILVLMGLLRLGSLIKYIPQTLITGFTSGIAVLIFSSQIKDLLGLNLEEVPAEFIPRWGTYLGGLSTLNPWALVIGLFSIAAVVLVPRLLPKVPGAFVAIIVSTVLVSLFELPVETIAGRFGPLSPVFPPPVFPAFDPQIWSGLLLAAFSIALLGALESLLSAVVADGVIGGRHRSNIELIAQGLANIVSPLFGGIPATGAIARTMTSIKLGARTPIAGIVHALTLLVIFLVAMPLVSAIPMACLAGILVVVAWNMSEYRYFILSCRINIYETAVLLTTFFLTVFTDLTIAIPAGFVLALVLFMKRMSEAVDINPLVASKSGESLFSTDGEEIPEEVQVFEINGPLFFGSAGQFLNVHAYVQSHHSLVLFRMRYVPIMDSSGLRRFTEIVHALKKQGIRVLVSGANSRITEKLIKHGVLGRDAIFADFSAAVKKAKTLIE
- a CDS encoding carboxypeptidase-like regulatory domain-containing protein; amino-acid sequence: MCRKNSSLLLLLILLFTASCSTAPSSPGDRAPLTGMVYDTHGRPVQGARVLIDGTLETSTDLNGRFVTPSLAKGAHLLLIGREGYEEQRTRVDFSSTLEVLYVSIASFESLIKEAEEQLDLGNHDGALSRIERAETVYPDDPSLMVLRCAVYHRSGQIDKAAECSLELKGIDLN